A stretch of DNA from Curtobacterium sp. MCBD17_035:
GCATGCGCAGGGCGCGGGTGTACTCGCGCGGATCGTCGTCGGTGGACACCAGTCGTGCGACGGCGGGTTCCGGAAGGGAGCGGTCCGGGTCGATGGCAAGGTGCAGCACGATTCGAAATGCCAGTTCCGTCAGCTGCGTGAAACTCCCCGACCAGATCGAGTCCGGATGATTCAGTGCATCGAAGAGCGTTGCATACAGGTCGTCGATCGTCGGGGGACGCTGCAGCAAGACTGACTCCAGCAGACGGGGGTTGAAGCCGGGATGGTCGACGACGTCGCGATAGCGGAGGTCGTCGGCGAAACCAGGGAGCACGTCGGAGCCTTCGTAGGCGAAGTAGAGATGGTTGACCAGCATCTGTGCACGTTGGCTGCGGGTGAGCTCCGACAGCTGCACACGCACCGGCGTCTGCGACGCGAGCGCGCGAGCGACGCGGTCATCGCCGCTGTGCAGTGCCGTGTTGAGCACCTGTTCTCGAGTGGTCATCACCAGCAAAGCGTTCCGCGTCCGAGAGCGCTGCAACGTCCGGATCAGCTGCCCGAGCTCGCTGCTTTCGTTCTTGCCAAGTTCGACAGTGGCGTTCTGGCCGAGGAAGTCGTCGTAGTAGAACACGACCTTCTCTTCCGGCTCGCGGAGGTGACGCCATGCTTGCGCGATGTCGGACGTGAGCTGTACGACCTTGTACCCGGCCTCCCAGTGAGTAATCAGCAGCATCTCCGCGAGGGTGCTCTTCCCGACGCCGGGCGGACCGGCGACGATGACGACGTGCTGCTCCCGCAAGGCGTCGTACGCCGACCCGTACGAGGGTGTGTGCACCCAGACGCGGACATGCTCTCGCACGCCCTGCATGAACGCTTCGTTGCGTTCCCACTCCCCGGAGCCGACGATGCGTTCGAATACTTCCGCACTGTTCAGCCACAGCTTGAAATGGCGGCGTTCGACGTCGTGAGCGGACGCCAACGCAGCGTTGATGCGTCCTCGCGTCCATACATAGCTGCTGTCCGACACAAGGTGTCCAAGTGCGCCGGCGATCTCGTCCACCCCGTCAGGAGTGAGGTCCGCGGAGGTGGCGAAGTAGTACCCCGACAGCGTCTGGCCTGCCTTCACAAACTCCGGATCAGTCGCCTTGACGAGTTCCTTCGTCGCGGCGGACGCCAGCGCCGTTCGGGAAGCGTCCGGGCGATGTTTGCACTGCGCGACGACGACGTCTGTTCCGGCGACACTGCGGCAGTCGATGCCGCCGTCACGGCCGACCGCGAACGTCGTGAACGCACGGCCGGTCTCCGCCTGCAGTAGATCGCGGATAAGGGCTTCGAAGTCGATCGGGGATAGCCCTCGGAAGTCGTAGTCCGCCACGGGGCAAATCTACGCGACCGCGTCGACCGGATGCACTTCGCTGTGACGGGGTTTGCACCGGTGCCGTCTACGAAGGCCACCGAGGTTGCGAACGACTTCGGATGCGCGAGTCCCACCGCAGTCTCCAGGCGCCTCGCGACGGTCCCAGCCGTGGCCGCAAGGTCATTCGGCATCTCGCCAGCACTCCGGCTGACCAGGCCTTACTCAGAGAAGGGGAAAAACGGAGCAGGTCCAGGGGAGACTCAGACCACGACACCAAGCGAAGAGCTCGGCATCCGCTCAACTGCGCGGACCGCCGAGACCTGCAAATGGCCCGCCAGTGGGGCTCCTAACGAAACTCCGTGAAACTGTTTACGAAACGTGTTAGGCCCTAGCAAGAAGGCCCCCGGATCCGTCCGGGGGCCTTCTTCGTGCTCGCGCGTGGCTACGCAGCCGATCTGGCGTCGTCCGCTTCGGCAGCCGCGTCGAGCGCTTCCTGCGGCAGGTACTCGCTGTACTTGTCGCGCATCGACACGAGGCCCTGGTCTCGGTTGGACTCGTACTTCAGCGACGCCTGAACGAACTTGAGTCGGTGCTCCGCATCGCCGATCACCTCCGCCCAGGTGCGGACGACGATGCGGTACTTCTTGCTGCTCTGCACCACGCCATGTGGGAGCGTCGTCTGTGTCCGCTGATCTTCGACCGAGCCGGTAACGTCATTGCCGATCAGCCAGAAGTCCCAGTGAGAGTTCGGCTGGTCGAAGCGTTCGTCGTTCGTGATCGCGCTCGCGTAGCTCCTGATCTGGCTGACGTCTTCATCTGTCAGCCTGTGGCTTGGACGCTTCAGTTCGATGACAAGGTGAGCGAACTCGTTCTCGCGCGTCTCAAGGCGTCGTCCGAGTACGAGGTCCGGGATTGCGTCCGAGCCGTCTTCTCGGAGTAGCGGTGAGCTGCCGGCGAGTTCGACATCGAGGCCGAGGAGCTTGAGGTGCTTCTTCAACACTTCGATGAGTCGCTCGTCGTCGCCGGTGATGCCCATTCCTCGCCGAAGAGCCATGTCTCGTGCGCGAGGATGCGATGCAGTTGTCGCCGCTCGAGCATCCGTTTCTTGATGGCACGCTCGAAGAGCACGGCGTTGAGTCCGGAGAGGAACTCGACCCTGTTTCCGACTTCGCGTCCAAGTGAGATCAGTTGCGACAGCGTCGTGTGTTCGAGGACCTCCTTCAGTTCATCGATTCTCGCTTGCGGGAGCTGCGAGAAGTTGCGAAGGATGGGAAGCAACGCTTCTGGGTCCGTTTCGAAGGTCTCGCGGAGGAGGCTCAACGCGAGCGCCTTCGACCTCGTGGCCTTGGCTTCGTCCACGGTTCGCGCGGCTGCCATGGCCCGGCTGGTCGGACCCGAGTCAGTGCGTTCTGCCGACAGGCCGGAACACCGCGACGACGGCCGATGTGGGCACACCATTGCGGCCGCCGAGCAGGACCGCCGTACGTGCGGCGTCGACGTAACCCGGAAGGCGCGCTGCCAGCCCGCACCGCGCCTCCCGTCTGCGACGCACGCGCTGGCTGGCTCGGCCAGGGTCTAACCGGCCGGCGCCGGGTCGACGTGCCGTCACTGACGACCCCGACCGAGGAGCACAAGTGACGAATGACTGGCCGCTGTCTTCGCAGAGCTTGAGGTCCGTCTCTGCTCGTGTCGAATCACTCACAATGACTGGCTGCGCTTCCGGGAAGCCTGTCCAGGCTCCTTGACGTACGGGCATTGTGTGAAGGTAAGCTTCACATGTGTCCGACGACCTGTACGAACTCGCCACCCAGCTGTACCGGGATGTCGGCGGCATCATCGCGTCTCCTGTGCTGCAGGAAGCCGATCAGCCGCTCGACCGGATCGCCGCGGTGCGGGCGCTCGGGGACCAGACCACGGCGATGCTGTCCGCCGCGGTCGTGGCCGCGCGGCGGTCCGGAGTCACCTGGCAGCAGGTCGGAGAGGTCCTGGGAGTCAGCCGACAGGCGGCGTTCCAACGGTTCGGCCGGCCCCAGCCGGTGTCGGGCCACGAAGCGGAGCCGCCGGTCGCTGCCGAAGAGGCTGTGGTCGAGCGTGCGACCACCGTCGTCGACGAACTGGCCCGCGGTTCCTGGCAGGCCGTTGTCGATCGGTTCGACGACGCGATGCGTGCCCGCCTCTCGGTGGACGGTTTGGCTGCGGCGTGGTCGCAGGTGGTGGACGCTATCGGTGCGTTCGACCATGGTGGTGAAACCCGGGTGTCACGCGCTTCCGGGTTTACGATCACGACCACGCCGCTCCGGTTCGAGCAGGACGAGTGCACCGCCCGGATCAGCTTCTGGGACGACGGTCGCATCTCCGGGCTGTTCATCCTGGCGGGATCGCCGTCGTGACCGATCTGCAGCGCACTCAGGGGAAGCCGATGGTCGACATCGACGGAGTCGTGGTCGTCGTGGACGACATGGTCCTGCTGCCGCCGACCAGTGCGTCCGTCCGCGCGGGGGAGGCGCTGGTGGTCCGAGGGCAAAACGGGGCGGGCAAGTCCACGCTGCTCAAGGTGCTCGCTGGAGTGCGCACGCCCACGGGAGGATCGGTGGCGATCGGCGGGGAACCGGTCGACCGCCGGGACCGAACACTCCGACGACGAGTCGCGTCACTCCTCGGGCTGCCACCGACCGCGCCGGACCTGACCGTCGAGGACCACGTGCGTCTCGTCGCGGCGACGTGGTTCCGCGAGCGGGACGTTGCTGAGGAGACTGCTCTCGGTGGGCTGGCGGAACTGGGGTTGAACGGACTCCTCCGTCGGTTCCCGCACGAGCTCTCGTCGGGACAGCAGCAGCTCTTCGCACTTGCGCTCGTGCTCGCGCGACCGTTCGACGTCCTCGTCCTCGACGAACCGGAGCAGCGGCTCGACGACGAGCGCGTCGGGGTGGTCGGCGACGTGCTCGCCCGCCGTCGGTCGGGTGGCGCGGCGATCGTCGTCGCGACGCACAGCTCGGCCCTGACGGAGCGCCTCGCCGACCGCGTGCTTGAGCTGGACCGATCGTGAATCCGCGTCTGCGAGCCGCGACGGCGATTTGGCGCGGGCGACAGCAACGAGCGGCCGGTGACCGTGCTTTCATCGCGTACTCGCTCGTCCTGTTCGCCCTCATCGTCGGCGCACCCGTGCTGCGAGCCGCCTGGTTGGCGGTCACCGAGCGGACCACCGCGGTCGCGATGACCGAACCGATCGCCGCGGTCACCGCAGCGGCAGTCGTGCTCGCGGTCTGGTCGACTGCACTGATGGTGGGCAGGAGTCGCGGCCCCGCGGTCGCAGCGCCGTTCCTCGCCCACGCGCTGACGTCAAGTGACCTCCCCGGCCGGACCGCGTTCGGTCGGCAGACCCTGGTCGGGGTCGCAGCTCTGGCGGCCGTGGGTGGCGGCGCAGCGACGTTCCTCGGGGCAGCCTTGGCATTCGTCGGACTGGTGTCCGAAGGGAGCGCGCTCGGCTTCGCGGTGCGTGGTTTGCTCATCGGCGTGCTGACCGGACTGTGCTGGCTCCTCGGACAGGCAGCCCCGCGTGCAGCAGCGGTCCTCGCCGCGGTCCTCGCGATCGGGGCCGCCGCGCTCGCATTCCTCGGCACAAACGCTGCACCGAGCGCCTGGGCATGGGCCACCCCGACGGTCGACGTCCCGGGGATCGTCGTCCTTGGAACGGTTGCGGTCGTTGGTGTCGTGGTGATGCCGTGGCTGCTCGACAGGATTCGCGGGGCAACCATCGCCGCACAGTCGGCCCAGTGGAACGTCGCGATCGCCCACGCGGTCAGCCTCGATTTCGCTGCCGCGTCCGAGTCATACCAAGCGCTCCCGACGGCAGGACGTCAGTTGCGCGCGGTACTCGACGGTGCGTCGCCCGTCGTGATGGTGTTGGTCCGTGACGCCGTCGGCGCGTTACGGACGCCGGCTCGACTCGTCGGCGGGGTGCTCACGATCGCTGCTGCCGGTCTGGCGCTCGTCCTCGCGGCGCAGAGTGTGACGGCAGCGCCCCTCCTCGGAGCGGTCGCCGCCGCCCTGGTGTACGTCGGGGCTGGCGCCTCGACCCGCGGCGTCCAGCATGTCGCACAGGTGTCGCGCGACCAGCCCCTGTACGGCTTCAGCGACGGATCGTTGCTCTTCCTGCACAGCATCTTCCCCGTAGCGTTCAGCGTCGTCATCACACTCGCGTCCACGGTCGGCGTCGGCACGTTCGTCGCTGCCAGTTCCCTCGCTGCGCCGATCTGGGGGGCAATCGCGCTCCCGACGGTCGTGGTCGCGGCGCGGGTCAGCAACGCCCTCCGGGGCCCCTCG
This window harbors:
- a CDS encoding DUF3887 domain-containing protein, whose amino-acid sequence is MSDDLYELATQLYRDVGGIIASPVLQEADQPLDRIAAVRALGDQTTAMLSAAVVAARRSGVTWQQVGEVLGVSRQAAFQRFGRPQPVSGHEAEPPVAAEEAVVERATTVVDELARGSWQAVVDRFDDAMRARLSVDGLAAAWSQVVDAIGAFDHGGETRVSRASGFTITTTPLRFEQDECTARISFWDDGRISGLFILAGSPS
- a CDS encoding ATP-binding cassette domain-containing protein; translated protein: MVDIDGVVVVVDDMVLLPPTSASVRAGEALVVRGQNGAGKSTLLKVLAGVRTPTGGSVAIGGEPVDRRDRTLRRRVASLLGLPPTAPDLTVEDHVRLVAATWFRERDVAEETALGGLAELGLNGLLRRFPHELSSGQQQLFALALVLARPFDVLVLDEPEQRLDDERVGVVGDVLARRRSGGAAIVVATHSSALTERLADRVLELDRS